Proteins encoded within one genomic window of Neorhizobium galegae bv. orientalis str. HAMBI 540:
- a CDS encoding ABC transporter ATP-binding protein gives MNQPLLKVENLSRHFGSGATPVRAVDDVSFEIARGETLGLVGESGCGKTSLVRTLLKLGPATSGSAVLDGVEITKASGRELHELRRKMQVVFQDPYQSLNPRMRVDRLISEPWALHPGAMPKARWREETVKLLESVGLRAEHADRYPSEFSGGQRQRLGIARALTLNPTLLVCDEPVSALDVSVQAQVVNLLARLRRERNLAMLFVAHDLAVVRHVADRVMVMYLGKIIETGPKQSIFSAPAHPYTQALMSAVPTPDPRLRGHRKRIVLQGDLPSPANPPSGCRFRTRCWKATSICAEQEPGLTARTAAPGLLTACHHAEAGTAR, from the coding sequence ATGAACCAGCCTCTTCTCAAAGTCGAAAACCTTTCCCGGCACTTCGGCAGCGGCGCGACGCCCGTGCGCGCGGTCGACGACGTCAGCTTCGAGATCGCCCGCGGAGAGACGCTCGGCCTTGTCGGCGAAAGCGGTTGCGGCAAGACTTCCCTGGTCAGGACGCTCCTGAAGCTCGGGCCGGCGACCAGCGGCAGCGCCGTTCTCGATGGCGTGGAAATCACAAAAGCGAGCGGAAGGGAGCTGCATGAATTGCGCCGCAAGATGCAGGTCGTCTTCCAGGACCCATACCAGTCACTTAATCCGCGCATGCGGGTCGACCGGCTGATCTCCGAACCGTGGGCGCTGCATCCCGGCGCCATGCCAAAGGCCCGCTGGCGGGAAGAGACGGTCAAGCTGCTTGAATCCGTGGGGCTGCGTGCGGAACATGCGGACCGCTATCCTTCGGAATTTTCAGGCGGCCAGCGGCAGCGGCTTGGAATTGCGCGCGCCCTGACACTCAACCCGACACTCCTCGTCTGCGACGAACCGGTCTCCGCCCTCGACGTCTCGGTTCAGGCACAGGTCGTCAATCTGCTCGCCAGGCTGAGGCGCGAGCGCAATCTGGCGATGCTTTTCGTCGCGCACGACCTTGCCGTCGTGCGGCACGTCGCGGACCGTGTGATGGTCATGTATCTCGGCAAAATCATCGAGACCGGGCCGAAGCAATCGATCTTCAGCGCGCCGGCACATCCCTATACGCAGGCCCTGATGTCGGCCGTTCCGACACCGGACCCAAGACTTCGTGGTCATCGCAAGCGCATCGTGCTGCAAGGTGATCTTCCAAGCCCTGCCAATCCCCCGAGCGGATGCCGATTTCGGACGCGTTGCTGGAAGGCCACTTCGATCTGCGCGGAACAGGAGCCCGGACTGACGGCAAGGACGGCTGCCCCGGGATTGCTGACTGCCTGCCACCATGCAGAGGCCGGAACCGCACGTTGA
- a CDS encoding ABC transporter ATP-binding protein, which translates to MALLEVEDLQVSFDTASGRIFALNGVSFSLERGEVLALLGESGSGKSVTASAIMDLVPNPPGAIDRGSIRFDGTELLKLSRNERRDLCGSRIALIFQDALAALNPVYPVGWQIAEMYRIHSRSPEGGVEKAVIDLLTAIGIPDPERRARQYPHELSGGMRQRIMIAMAVALEPDVIIADEPTTALDVTIQAQVVDLLATIRKRSDAGMIFITHDLGVVAELADRVAVMYAGRIVETANVFELFEDARHPYSVGLLASQPRLDTDDDELVPIPGSAPNPVALPSGCAFRTRCPRAEGLCAEVVPPLETVGPGRQAACHFPVSPA; encoded by the coding sequence ATGGCCCTTCTCGAAGTCGAGGATCTGCAAGTCAGTTTTGACACGGCGTCCGGCCGCATATTCGCACTCAATGGCGTCTCCTTCTCGCTGGAACGCGGTGAAGTCCTGGCCCTTCTTGGCGAAAGCGGCTCCGGCAAGTCTGTGACCGCATCTGCCATCATGGACCTCGTTCCCAATCCTCCGGGCGCTATCGACCGGGGGTCGATCCGCTTCGACGGGACGGAACTGTTGAAGCTTTCGCGCAACGAACGGCGAGATCTGTGCGGCAGCCGGATCGCCCTCATCTTTCAGGATGCGCTTGCGGCGCTCAATCCCGTCTATCCTGTCGGCTGGCAGATCGCGGAGATGTACCGCATCCACAGCCGCAGCCCCGAAGGCGGCGTCGAGAAGGCTGTGATCGACCTCCTGACGGCAATCGGCATTCCCGATCCTGAACGTCGGGCGCGGCAATATCCGCACGAGCTTTCCGGTGGCATGCGCCAGCGCATCATGATCGCCATGGCCGTAGCACTCGAACCGGATGTCATCATCGCCGACGAGCCGACGACGGCGCTCGACGTCACGATCCAGGCGCAGGTGGTTGATCTTCTGGCCACGATCCGTAAACGCAGCGATGCCGGAATGATCTTCATCACCCACGATCTGGGTGTGGTAGCCGAACTCGCTGACCGCGTGGCCGTCATGTATGCCGGCCGGATCGTCGAGACCGCAAATGTCTTCGAACTTTTCGAGGATGCACGACATCCCTACAGCGTCGGCCTGCTCGCCTCGCAGCCGCGCCTGGATACCGATGACGACGAACTGGTGCCGATCCCCGGCTCGGCGCCCAATCCCGTCGCCCTTCCTTCAGGCTGCGCGTTCAGGACGCGCTGTCCGCGTGCCGAAGGGCTCTGCGCCGAGGTCGTCCCTCCTCTTGAAACCGTGGGGCCGGGTCGCCAGGCCGCCTGCCATTTCCCGGTATCGCCAGCATGA
- a CDS encoding ABC transporter permease, translating to MTDTSAEFFPARERRSRRILWLLRALAGDPMAVAAAIWLLIVVLAILTDSLSLLGDNRISLKARNLPPFDFGQSWTLWLGADALGRPLLVRLIQAASTTIGIAVVTVLTSLIGGTLLGVIAGYFGGIVGNVIMRICDIILGFPTLLVALFGLYLFGPSVGNLVIVLAITRMPAYIRVARAETLEVRERLFVDAARVFGGGPTWILRTHILPSVAPTMLTLASVNLAMVMLFESGLSYLGLGIQPPSVSWGLMVAQGQGYLSSAWWLGFFPGLAVMLTTMSFNLLANWFRIVNDPSQHWRLVSRRR from the coding sequence ATGACAGACACGTCCGCCGAATTCTTCCCGGCCCGCGAGCGCCGCAGCCGCCGCATCCTCTGGCTCCTGCGTGCGCTCGCGGGTGACCCGATGGCCGTCGCCGCGGCGATCTGGCTGCTGATCGTCGTGCTCGCCATCCTGACCGATTCCCTGTCGCTCCTCGGCGACAATCGCATTTCGCTGAAGGCGCGCAACCTGCCGCCGTTCGACTTCGGCCAGTCCTGGACCTTGTGGCTGGGTGCCGACGCACTCGGACGGCCACTCCTCGTCCGCCTCATTCAGGCGGCTTCGACGACGATCGGCATCGCCGTGGTGACCGTGCTGACAAGCCTGATCGGCGGAACGCTTCTGGGCGTGATCGCCGGGTATTTCGGCGGCATCGTCGGAAACGTCATCATGCGGATCTGCGATATCATCCTCGGTTTCCCGACGCTGCTGGTGGCACTCTTCGGCCTCTACCTGTTCGGTCCGAGCGTCGGCAACCTCGTGATCGTGCTCGCCATCACCCGCATGCCGGCCTATATCCGCGTCGCAAGAGCCGAAACGCTGGAGGTCCGCGAACGACTTTTCGTCGATGCGGCGCGCGTCTTCGGTGGCGGACCGACCTGGATCCTGCGCACCCACATCCTCCCCAGCGTCGCGCCCACCATGCTGACGCTCGCCTCGGTCAATCTCGCCATGGTCATGTTGTTCGAATCCGGCCTCAGCTATCTCGGCCTCGGCATCCAGCCACCTTCGGTGAGCTGGGGTCTGATGGTCGCCCAGGGCCAGGGCTATTTGTCGTCCGCCTGGTGGCTCGGCTTTTTCCCCGGCCTCGCCGTCATGCTCACCACCATGTCCTTCAACCTGCTCGCCAACTGGTTCCGGATCGTCAACGATCCGTCGCAGCACTGGCGTCTTGTAAGCCGGAGGCGCTGA
- a CDS encoding ABC transporter permease, producing MSFTYFLKRAAFAALALAALMTSAFFLVRLTGDPVNLYLPVDASDAAREAMRIRLGLDRSLLAQFFDWAWDILSLDFGMSLWHNRPAMDVVLEALPNTLALGAIALALAFTAAIVMGSIAAVNAGGWIDRGVNVLSQAAASVPDFWLGLMGVLLFAVTFRILPTSGFGGPIYWVLPVACLFARPFGTLVQIVRGSMIEALNATFVRTARAKGARDGRVTFVHALRNALLPAVTVTGDLAAQFAGGGGVVEVVFGFPGIGKLLIDGILKRDFAIVQASIFAVAVVIFVINILVDMLYASIDPRVRVE from the coding sequence ATGTCCTTCACCTATTTCCTGAAACGTGCGGCCTTCGCGGCGCTCGCGCTTGCGGCGCTGATGACATCCGCTTTCTTCCTCGTGCGGCTGACGGGCGATCCCGTCAATCTCTACCTGCCCGTCGACGCTTCGGATGCGGCGCGCGAAGCCATGCGCATCCGTCTTGGGCTCGATCGCTCGCTCCTGGCCCAGTTCTTCGATTGGGCTTGGGATATTCTCAGCCTCGATTTCGGAATGTCTCTCTGGCACAATCGCCCGGCCATGGACGTGGTACTCGAGGCGCTGCCGAACACGCTGGCACTTGGCGCCATCGCGTTGGCTCTGGCTTTCACCGCCGCGATCGTCATGGGATCCATTGCTGCCGTGAACGCCGGTGGCTGGATCGACCGGGGCGTCAATGTCCTGTCGCAGGCAGCCGCAAGCGTGCCGGATTTCTGGCTCGGCCTGATGGGCGTGCTTCTGTTTGCGGTCACCTTCCGCATTCTGCCGACGTCAGGCTTCGGCGGCCCGATTTACTGGGTGCTACCCGTCGCCTGCCTGTTTGCCCGACCTTTCGGAACTCTGGTGCAGATCGTCCGCGGCTCGATGATTGAAGCGCTGAATGCGACATTCGTCCGCACGGCGCGGGCCAAGGGCGCGCGTGACGGACGGGTCACCTTCGTGCACGCGCTTCGTAATGCTCTCCTGCCGGCGGTCACGGTGACCGGCGACCTTGCCGCCCAATTCGCCGGCGGTGGCGGCGTCGTCGAGGTGGTCTTCGGGTTTCCCGGCATCGGCAAACTCCTGATCGACGGCATTCTGAAACGCGACTTCGCGATCGTCCAGGCATCGATCTTTGCCGTCGCGGTCGTGATCTTCGTCATCAATATCCTGGTCGACATGCTTTATGCCTCGATCGACCCGCGCGTGAGGGTCGAATGA
- a CDS encoding ABC transporter substrate-binding protein — MKKIMGIHALSMGLAMSLAASAAIPARAAPDKLTVVVTDEPKSLDPCDTDLSGNSRILHNNITEALVNLSPKDGSVVPSLATSWRQVDSLNWEFKLRQGVAFHDGKAFDANAVIAALKRAQDPALACEVGQATLKGLKLNAEAVNPTTLLIKTDVVEPILPNKLSALDIGSPATPGDAKTRNPAGTGPYKLVAWTPGQSVGLAAYEGYWGDKPAIPKATIIWRSESAVRAAMVDTGEAQIAYEIAPQDGTTGQDHAFPNAETSLLRIDAQIAPLNDKRVREALNLAIDRDGLIGTIFHKDAQKAMQVVPPSVFGFNPDIPVWNYDPEKAKSLLAAAKADGVPVEKEIVIYGRIGIYPNSSESLEAIQAMLADAGFNARLEMLETSPWLKRLLKPWNKDRPPSILQTQIDNAEGDAVFTLPNRFTTDGNQSTITDAGLDKLIADASKATGDERKKLFQQAFKYIAVDTVNIAPLFHMVTIARVAKNVNYTPDVQAGNEIKLKSISYR; from the coding sequence ATGAAAAAGATCATGGGTATCCATGCGTTGAGCATGGGGCTTGCAATGTCGCTGGCGGCAAGCGCCGCAATTCCCGCTCGGGCGGCCCCGGACAAGCTGACGGTCGTGGTGACAGATGAACCGAAATCGCTCGATCCCTGCGATACGGACCTCTCGGGCAATTCACGCATTCTGCACAACAACATCACCGAAGCGCTTGTCAATCTCAGCCCCAAGGATGGTTCTGTCGTCCCGAGCCTCGCCACCAGCTGGCGGCAGGTCGATAGCCTGAACTGGGAGTTCAAGCTGCGCCAAGGCGTGGCCTTCCACGACGGCAAGGCGTTCGATGCCAATGCGGTTATCGCGGCTCTGAAGCGGGCTCAGGATCCGGCGCTCGCCTGCGAAGTGGGACAAGCCACGCTAAAGGGCCTCAAACTCAATGCAGAAGCCGTGAACCCGACGACGCTCCTCATAAAGACGGACGTCGTCGAGCCAATCCTCCCAAACAAGCTGTCCGCCCTGGACATCGGTTCGCCGGCAACCCCGGGCGACGCCAAGACGCGCAACCCAGCTGGAACCGGACCTTACAAGCTGGTCGCGTGGACGCCCGGTCAGTCGGTCGGTCTCGCGGCCTATGAAGGCTATTGGGGCGACAAGCCTGCAATTCCCAAAGCGACGATCATCTGGCGCTCCGAGTCCGCGGTGCGGGCGGCGATGGTCGACACCGGCGAAGCGCAGATCGCCTATGAAATCGCACCCCAGGACGGCACCACCGGACAGGATCATGCTTTCCCAAACGCCGAAACCTCGCTGTTGAGGATCGATGCGCAGATTGCACCCCTCAACGACAAGCGCGTTCGCGAAGCACTCAACCTCGCGATCGACAGGGATGGCCTCATCGGAACGATCTTCCACAAGGACGCTCAAAAGGCGATGCAGGTCGTGCCACCGTCGGTCTTCGGCTTCAATCCTGACATTCCCGTTTGGAACTACGATCCGGAAAAGGCGAAGTCCCTGCTTGCGGCCGCCAAGGCGGATGGCGTGCCGGTCGAAAAGGAGATCGTCATCTACGGCCGCATCGGCATCTATCCGAACTCGTCCGAAAGCCTGGAGGCTATTCAGGCCATGTTGGCGGATGCCGGTTTCAACGCTCGGCTTGAAATGCTCGAGACAAGCCCGTGGCTGAAGCGGCTGCTGAAACCGTGGAACAAGGATCGCCCGCCCTCGATCCTGCAGACGCAGATCGACAATGCCGAGGGCGATGCCGTGTTCACGCTGCCGAACCGCTTTACCACGGATGGCAACCAGTCGACCATCACGGACGCCGGTCTCGACAAGCTGATCGCCGATGCCTCGAAGGCGACCGGTGACGAGCGCAAGAAGCTGTTCCAGCAGGCCTTCAAGTACATCGCCGTCGATACGGTCAACATCGCACCGCTCTTTCACATGGTCACGATCGCCCGTGTCGCCAAGAACGTGAACTATACGCCCGATGTACAGGCAGGCAACGAGATCAAGCTGAAGTCGATCAGCTACCGTTGA
- a CDS encoding IclR family transcriptional regulator: MIFFIKALLQIQSNRIRRLGDLFLKVIRLRGDNPRSNGFTSSCKCVVSNMTLATPTCSFDLKKSRQAIRIWNLKFMIEPKHGSPVVEKTAHLLEAVADARTGISLGALVDQLGVPRSTVYRILNSLTAHGLVARVNGGASYELGPKFVQLARRISPGADRVTLIEAARPILAAAADRIYESFRLAAPEGNEMMTIFAASSPGDYALFIKVGGRSRKHVGAAGKLALAYSDYNEIEVYCAGGLEARTPYTITDPETLKEALAEIRRSGSAEDNQESNLGLRAFAAPIFDSASRLVATVSVPFIGEATPERARSIKREVLDAATMVMKAINGIHPMSK, translated from the coding sequence ATGATCTTTTTCATAAAAGCCCTCCTCCAAATCCAATCGAACCGCATACGGCGCCTCGGTGATCTCTTCCTCAAAGTCATCCGGCTCCGCGGGGACAACCCGCGCTCAAATGGCTTTACTTCCTCCTGCAAGTGCGTAGTGTCAAATATGACACTTGCGACCCCAACATGCTCGTTCGATCTCAAGAAGTCAAGGCAAGCAATCCGCATATGGAATTTGAAGTTCATGATTGAACCAAAGCATGGGTCTCCGGTGGTGGAAAAGACGGCGCATCTACTGGAGGCGGTCGCCGATGCGAGGACCGGAATTTCGCTCGGCGCATTGGTCGATCAGCTCGGAGTGCCTCGTTCGACCGTGTACCGCATCCTCAATTCACTGACCGCACATGGGCTTGTGGCTCGGGTGAATGGCGGAGCTTCCTACGAGCTGGGGCCGAAATTCGTGCAGCTCGCGCGGCGTATTTCGCCCGGCGCGGATAGGGTGACGCTGATCGAGGCGGCGAGGCCGATCCTGGCGGCCGCGGCCGACAGGATCTACGAATCCTTCAGGCTGGCGGCACCCGAAGGTAATGAAATGATGACGATATTTGCGGCTTCCAGCCCTGGCGACTACGCCCTGTTCATCAAGGTCGGCGGGCGTTCGCGCAAGCATGTCGGTGCAGCCGGCAAGCTTGCTCTGGCCTATTCCGACTACAACGAGATCGAGGTCTACTGCGCCGGCGGGCTGGAGGCCCGGACGCCGTATACGATCACCGATCCTGAGACGTTGAAGGAAGCGCTCGCGGAAATTCGCCGCAGCGGAAGTGCGGAAGACAATCAGGAATCGAACCTTGGCTTGCGGGCTTTCGCCGCTCCAATATTCGATTCAGCAAGTCGCCTGGTCGCCACCGTCAGCGTGCCGTTCATCGGCGAGGCGACGCCGGAGCGCGCTCGATCAATCAAGCGCGAGGTCCTCGACGCCGCCACCATGGTGATGAAGGCTATCAATGGCATTCATCCGATGTCCAAATAA
- a CDS encoding ribonuclease activity regulator RraA has translation MTALDPLVYAKLLRTNSATLSSLLLKRGLRNTAVRGVRPLAAADMPMIGPAVTVRYIPAREDIDGSTYSSDPSNQQRKAIDTMPEGHVLVFDCRSLAEIAGIGAMLARRLVYRGCAGLVLDGGVRDTADIAQLGLPTYCMGPAAPANLVAHHASDMNQPIACGGVAVYPDDIIFGDTEAVIVIPREYVNEIADEAVAMEEQEEFLKLEIESGKSTLGVYPPNKETLDRFEVWRRARVDAV, from the coding sequence ATGACGGCTTTGGACCCATTGGTTTACGCAAAACTTTTGCGGACAAATTCGGCGACCCTGAGTAGCTTGCTGTTGAAGCGTGGGCTCAGGAACACCGCGGTTCGCGGCGTGCGACCGCTCGCAGCCGCCGACATGCCGATGATCGGCCCGGCCGTGACCGTTCGCTACATTCCAGCCAGGGAAGACATCGACGGTTCGACCTACAGTTCCGATCCGTCCAACCAGCAGCGCAAGGCGATCGACACGATGCCCGAGGGGCACGTCCTCGTGTTCGATTGCCGCTCGCTGGCGGAGATTGCCGGGATTGGCGCGATGCTGGCTCGGCGCCTTGTCTACCGCGGATGCGCTGGCCTTGTGCTGGATGGCGGCGTTCGCGACACGGCCGATATCGCCCAGCTTGGGCTCCCGACCTATTGCATGGGCCCGGCGGCGCCGGCCAATCTGGTTGCCCACCACGCTTCCGATATGAACCAGCCGATCGCCTGCGGCGGTGTAGCGGTTTATCCCGACGATATCATCTTCGGCGACACCGAGGCTGTCATTGTCATCCCTCGGGAATATGTAAACGAGATCGCTGACGAGGCCGTTGCAATGGAGGAGCAGGAGGAGTTCCTGAAGCTGGAGATCGAGTCTGGCAAATCGACACTTGGCGTATATCCGCCAAACAAGGAAACGCTCGATCGGTTCGAGGTTTGGCGTAGGGCTCGTGTTGACGCCGTTTGA
- a CDS encoding type II toxin-antitoxin system VapC family toxin: MRLLIDTNVLPEVTKPRPDARVLEWLGGLDEDRAYISVISIAEIRRGVALMDSGQKRDTLAEWLSHDLPQRFEGRVIPVEEPVALSWGDLMALAKQSGRGLASMDGLIAATAIAHHLTLATRNTKDFEGFGIDMINPWNG; the protein is encoded by the coding sequence GTGAGACTGCTCATCGACACCAACGTTCTGCCCGAAGTAACAAAGCCCCGTCCCGACGCACGCGTTTTGGAATGGCTTGGCGGGCTCGACGAAGACCGCGCCTATATCAGCGTCATATCAATCGCAGAAATCCGCCGAGGCGTCGCTTTGATGGATAGTGGGCAAAAACGCGACACTCTGGCGGAATGGCTTTCGCATGACCTGCCGCAACGTTTCGAGGGGCGGGTGATTCCGGTGGAAGAGCCTGTCGCCCTGTCGTGGGGCGATCTCATGGCACTTGCCAAGCAGAGTGGTCGCGGACTGGCTTCAATGGACGGATTAATCGCCGCCACTGCGATAGCACACCATCTCACCCTCGCGACGCGCAACACCAAAGATTTTGAAGGTTTCGGGATTGATATGATCAATCCGTGGAACGGCTAG
- a CDS encoding type II toxin-antitoxin system Phd/YefM family antitoxin yields the protein MRPSAHDDRIWTVAGAKAKLSEVIERAQSVPQTITRNGKPSVVVVSAEEWQRKTARKGSLAEFLMDSPLRGAGLDLDRERDEPRDLPL from the coding sequence ATGCGGCCATCAGCACACGATGATAGGATCTGGACGGTCGCCGGCGCCAAAGCAAAACTCTCCGAGGTCATCGAGCGAGCACAATCAGTGCCCCAGACAATCACACGGAACGGAAAACCAAGCGTGGTTGTCGTTTCGGCGGAAGAATGGCAGCGGAAAACAGCACGCAAAGGATCACTTGCGGAATTCCTCATGGACTCGCCGCTCCGCGGCGCCGGCTTGGATCTGGATCGTGAACGCGATGAGCCACGCGATCTGCCGCTGTGA
- a CDS encoding RbsD/FucU family protein, with product MLRGIDPVLNAELMHALMLMGHGDQLVLCDINHPAQTIARHTTYSRLIDVSGCGLERLTEAVLKLFPLDTFVDAPVKRMQVVGNVAGQVPIFATIQKAIDQAEGRSVQMEALERFTFYEEAKKSFAIVRTSDPGPYGCFIFSKGVI from the coding sequence GTGCTGAGGGGAATCGATCCAGTCTTAAATGCGGAACTGATGCATGCTTTGATGCTGATGGGGCACGGCGACCAACTGGTCTTGTGCGACATCAATCATCCCGCACAGACAATCGCCCGACATACAACCTACAGCCGTCTCATCGACGTTTCCGGCTGCGGCCTCGAGCGTCTTACGGAAGCTGTTCTGAAGCTCTTTCCTCTTGATACCTTTGTCGACGCGCCGGTGAAACGGATGCAAGTTGTCGGCAACGTCGCTGGCCAGGTGCCCATCTTCGCGACAATACAGAAGGCCATAGATCAAGCTGAAGGGCGATCCGTCCAAATGGAGGCATTGGAGCGTTTCACATTTTATGAAGAAGCAAAAAAATCGTTTGCGATCGTAAGAACCTCCGATCCGGGCCCCTATGGATGCTTCATTTTCAGCAAAGGCGTTATCTAG
- a CDS encoding ABC transporter ATP-binding protein, protein MASMNIVNVGKAYGSLTVIHGVSVEIPDGEFVVLVGPSGCGKSTLLRMVAGLEPITFGDIRIDGKVVNDLPPKDRDIAMVFQSYALYPHKTVAENMGFALKMRGETRADIDERVRKAAEILDLMPYLARYPRQLSGGQRQRVAMGRAIVRDPKVFLFDEPLSNLDAKLRVQMRAEIKELQRRLATTMIYVTHDQVEAMTMADRIVVLRDGRVEQIGTPRTLYDTPANTFVAGFIGSPSMNLIKGHIRAAAEPFFETDDGIRLPLDRAPAGSDGRPAFYGIRPEHFTLGGAVSAHVTVVESTGSETQVFARLGQQKIIGVFRDRIEEPSDRVIAMTPNANLVHLFDAESGLRLD, encoded by the coding sequence TTGGCATCGATGAATATCGTCAATGTCGGAAAGGCCTATGGAAGCCTGACGGTGATCCATGGTGTTTCCGTCGAAATTCCCGACGGCGAATTCGTCGTTCTGGTGGGGCCGTCCGGTTGCGGAAAATCGACACTGTTGCGCATGGTCGCCGGTCTCGAGCCGATAACTTTCGGGGACATTCGCATCGACGGCAAGGTGGTCAACGACCTGCCGCCGAAGGACCGCGATATCGCCATGGTATTTCAAAGCTATGCGCTCTATCCGCACAAAACGGTGGCCGAGAACATGGGTTTCGCCCTGAAGATGCGCGGCGAGACCAGGGCGGATATTGACGAGCGCGTGCGCAAGGCTGCCGAGATACTCGACCTGATGCCGTATCTTGCGCGCTATCCCCGCCAGCTTTCCGGGGGGCAGCGCCAGCGTGTGGCGATGGGAAGGGCGATCGTGCGCGATCCCAAGGTGTTCCTGTTCGATGAGCCGCTCTCCAACCTCGACGCCAAGCTGCGCGTACAGATGCGCGCCGAGATCAAGGAACTGCAGCGGCGGCTGGCGACGACCATGATCTATGTGACGCACGATCAGGTGGAGGCCATGACCATGGCCGACCGGATCGTGGTGCTGCGCGACGGACGCGTCGAGCAGATCGGTACGCCGCGGACGCTCTACGATACGCCGGCAAACACCTTCGTTGCCGGTTTCATCGGCTCCCCGTCGATGAATCTGATCAAGGGGCATATCCGCGCCGCCGCGGAGCCGTTCTTCGAGACCGATGACGGCATTCGACTGCCGCTCGACCGCGCGCCTGCGGGCTCGGACGGGCGGCCGGCCTTTTACGGCATCCGGCCGGAGCATTTCACGCTCGGCGGCGCGGTCAGCGCCCACGTGACGGTCGTGGAATCGACCGGATCGGAAACGCAGGTCTTTGCAAGGCTCGGGCAGCAGAAGATCATCGGCGTTTTTCGCGACCGCATCGAGGAACCTTCGGACCGTGTGATCGCGATGACACCGAACGCAAACCTCGTCCATCTGTTCGATGCCGAGAGCGGATTGAGGCTCGACTGA